One genomic segment of Ictalurus punctatus breed USDA103 chromosome 12, Coco_2.0, whole genome shotgun sequence includes these proteins:
- the pick1 gene encoding PRKCA-binding protein, whose protein sequence is MFSDTMDYELEEDKLGIPTVPGTVTLKKDAQNLIGISIGGGAQYCPCLYIVQVFDNTPAALDGTLAAGDEITGVNGKPVKGKTKVEVAKMIQAVQGEAVIHYNKLQADPKQGKSLDIVLKKVKHRLVENMSSGTADALGLSRAILCNDGLVKKLDELEKTAELYKGLMEHSKQLLRAFFELSQTHRAFGDVFSVIGVREPQAAASEAFVKFAEAHRNIEKYGIQLLKTIKPMLHDLNTYLHKAIPDTKLTIRKYLDVKFEYLSYCLKVKEMDDEEYSCIALGEPLYRVSTGNYEYRLILRCRQEARSRFAKMRKDVLEKIELLDQKHVQDIVFQLQRFVSGMSRYYDECYAVLKEADVFPIEVDLSRTTLNYTGPNYEEEDEEGEEERGEEEKNEQTENGAEKLIDDE, encoded by the exons CGGGATTCCCACAGTTCCTGGAACAGTGACATTGAAGAAGGATGCACAGAACCTGATTGGGATCAGTATAGGGGGAGGGGCTCAGTACTGCCCCTGTCTCTACATCGTACAG gtgttTGATAACACTCCAGCAGCACTGGATGGGACATTAGCAGCAGGTGATGAGATCACAGGTGTAAACGGTAAACCAGTGAAGGGCAAGACCAAGGTGGAGGTGGCCAAGATGATTCAGGCTGtacag ggtGAAGCAGTGATACACTACAATAAACTGCAGGCTGACCCCAAACAGGGCAAATCCCTGGATAttg TGTTGAAGAAGGTGAAGCACCGATTGGTGGAGAATATGAGCTCAGGAACAGCAGATGCACTTGGACTGAGTAGAGCCATCCTCTGTaacg atgGACTAGTAAAGAAACTGGATGAACTGGAGAAAACTGCAGAGCTGTACAAAG GGTTAATGGAACACAGTAAACAGTTACTCAGAGCATTCTTTGAGCTCTCACAGACGCACAGAG CGTTTGGTGACGTGTTCTCTGTGATCGGTGTTCGAGAGCCTCAGGCTGCAGCCAGTGAGGCGTTTGTAAAATTTGCAGAAGCTCATCGTAACATTGAGAAATACGGCATCCAGCTGCTCAAAACCATCAAACCT atgCTGCATGATCTGAACACCTACCTTCACAAAGCGATTCCAGACACCAAACTGACCATCCGTAAATACCTGGACGTCAAGTTCGAGTACCTG tcatACTGTCTGAAGGTGAAGGAGATGGATGATGAGGAGTACAGCTGCAtc gCGCTGGGAGAGCCGCTGTACCGAGTTAGCACGGGAAATTATGAGTATCGTCTGATCCTGCGCTGTCGACAGGAAGCTCGCTCTCGATTTGCAAAAATGCGTAAAGATGTTCTGGAGAAGATCGAGCTGCTGGACCAGAAACATG ttcaGGACATTGTGTTCCAGCTGCAGAGGTTCGTCTCGGGGATGTCGCGTTACTATGACGAGTGTTACGCTGTGCTGAAGGAGGCCGACGTCTTCCCCATCGAGGTGGACCTCTCGCGCACCACCCTCAACTACACCGGCCCAAACTacgaggaggaggatgaggagggtGAGGAAGAgcgaggagaggaggagaagaacgAACAGACTGAGAACGGAGCAGAGAAACTGATCGATGACGAATGA